Genomic window (Candidatus Nitrosocosmicus franklandus):
CATGTAATGATGATGAATGGGGATCAAATAGGTAAGACTATTACAACCCCACAAAAGCTATGAGATAGAAATCGAAACCAACTTAAAAAGCGATCTAATACCTGATTAGTTTTGATATTATACTCTAAAAGAACATAAGCATTGAGAATCGACAAAGGCTTATTGCATTCAAGGCACGAATGTAAACTAGCAAGAATCTTACATTTAAGAAAAATAAAATAACTTTTACTCTCATCCAGCCAGCTTGTGTATACAAAAATCTTGCAATCAAAATTACAACCAAGGATGTAGCAGAGCTTGTATTCTTGGCGATTCGACAAAGTTGTATTTATCCAATCTATAACTCTAAAGGATGAGTCAAAAACCCCAATAGCAAATTAAAGTTGTAACTTAAATTCCTCAGATTGAAATAACGTTACCAAAAAATAATTTCACCTATCCTGTTTTTATACTATATTTTGTTCTTCTACTATCCTCTCCTGGTACTCGCTTTGATTGTCTAGTGATAGAGAAACAAAATACTTTGGATTTCATCTCAAGTCCAACTCCACAAAAATAACCATAAATTAAAGGATATTGGCTGATAGAGTCTCATACACATATAACGAAACGATGCTATGTTTGATTGTATATGGTAACGGAGAAATAGATTTGTATGATATTATATACGTATGTTGATTACCAAAAGTAGTAGAGGAGTTTAATAGTTAACCTAACCTTCGACAAACTATTTCTGTCATGGATGGTAACGTTGTGTGATGGTATATAAAAGAGTAGGAATGTCGTATGTACCTAAGGTTTTGCTATAGACACATTACGAGTCGCAAAATGCGAGTTTATAGGTACAAAACAAAAGTCGAGAAATAAAATCCAGTGGCCCACAATATCTTACGATTACAACAGTCGAAACTGCAATCATACTAAAACAAGATTTCATTTAAGGTTCTTGGTTTCGTTGCAAGTATCAAATTCATTAGACTCATAATACAGATTTTAGAGAGCCACCAAAATTGGCGGATTGTTTCGTTTTCAATACTAGATCCATAACTAACAAGTCAGGACGAATTTATTATCATATGTTATGAAATGTATTCAACGAGACAGGGAAATGCTTGTCGTTAATTGTTACTCTGGATTATTTGGCAGACCACATTAGAGTCTCAGACTCTGGTGTCTGCAAAATTATTAATACTATTTAGAAATAATAAAAGCGAACAAAGCTTGGAACATCATAATACGGGTTCTTGGGATGCACATACCTATGATCAAGTTTCACGTTTAGTTCAATATAAATGGGGTCGACAGTTGATTAGTTGTCGAAAATGGCGTAAAAATGAAATTGTGATGGACGCAGGTTGTGGATCAGGCTTGCTTACTAAAGAATTAGTCAAAAAGGTTCCAAAAGGAAAAGTTTATGCTATTGATATTGATTCCAATATGATTAAACAAGCTAAAATCAATCTCCAATCCTTTGAAAATGTTGAAATAATACAATCTGGTTTTACTGAAATAGCACTTCCAGAAAAGGTGGATGTTATTTTTTCTAATTCCGCACTTCATTGGGTAAAAGACCATAAAAAAGTCTTTCAAAGTTTCTTGGAAAAGCTAAAACCAATGAGTACCAAAAATAATGATAAGGACTGTGGAAGTCAATTATTAATCCAATGTGGAGGCTACAATAATCTACAACAAATCATCCAATTAGTGGAACAAATTGCAAATTCTGATCAATTTAAGAAATACTTTACCGATTGGAAACAACCATGGTATTTTCCAACGATTGATGATACGAATAAATTGCTTAGAGAGATAGGTTACAAAAATATAAAAACATATACCCATAGTGATTGTGTTTCTCTTCCAGATCGCCAGATGTATTCTAAATTTGTAAAAACAGTGGTACTGAAATCTTACCTGGATCATTTATCTCAAAAAAACGATGAGCATATTGATGAACTAAAGGATCTGTTTTTATATCTGTTTTTAGATCAAGTTGAGAAATATAACAATGAACCAGATAAACGCTGGTTCTTAGATTTTATAAGGCTAAATATTATTGCTTATAGACCTGCATAGTAGAGATATTTATTTCGTATCAAAGATATTAGATTTGTGATTCAAGCTGACCGTTTTTGAATTTGAGTTTAGAAATTTATAGGTATGTTTGTAATGAAAATAATTCATCAAGGTAATAATGAAGCAAAATCCATACTAGATCTTCAAACAAATAATTATGTTTGATAATAACATTTTATCTTTAAGCAGTATAGAGTCAAATACCTTTGATAATCCATTAATAAATATAACACTGTCTTATCATTAGAATCATCCAATTACACAAAATCTGCTACCTTCCGCTCTTCACCGTTATGAGTTATTCCACGTTCAAGATTATTTGGAATAGGAACCCCATGATAATAATTTTCATGGTTTGTATTTAGTAACAACAAAGATTCAGAATTAACTAGTAGATAGGTTCAAAGGTGATCGCCTCAAGAAAGCATTAGCAAAATTAGTATCGAATATGTAACTTTGAATCTTGATGCTTCTTTCATATTATATCATATGACACTACATAAAACTGGCGAAATCCCCTCAAATTGAAGTAGGTAGTCATTTTGATTTTTACTAAAGACAGTGATGAATTCTATGCCATTGGATAAACAGATGATCTAGACAAATCTAGAAAGCGTCGAATTAAAAACCTGGATCATGAATTCGTTACACTTCTTAGACCAATCTTCTGATGAATACGATAGTGATCATAGTAATGCAATAAATAATGAAGACGAAAACAATTAGTAGTAGTATGAGGTAGACAACAATCAAATGAAAACACTTTATGGAATGGTTTTGTTGTTATCTTTGGTCCTAATAGGAGGAGCATCTTTTCCGATTTTTTCGTTTTCTCAGACCTCCTTGCCGGATGGATTAACAGAAAATTTGGCTATGGCATTAATGCAGGATAGAACAGAGGGATATGAGGACGGAGAAGGACCGAAGTTTAAAGGGACTATTAACAAAGTCAATGGCGATATAGGCAGAAACCTGTCTGACATTGAAATACAAATTCAGCTAGTAATTGCTCAAGATTACTTGGAACAATCGAATTCATCGAATTCAACACAATAAATTTTCCGTTTCTTTTTTTTGTTGCTCCCTTTGATAGTTTTTTCTCATTATGTGATTCGTCACTCGTATCAATATTGGTTATTCAAGACAACGGATTTTTAATGGATTTTATGGTGTCGCCTAATTGCAGTCAACAATATTTGTGAACTTTCCCGATAAGAAAATTGATGAGCTATAAATTTTACGGGCATAAATAACACCATGGATTTTATGCTCTATAGTCAAGAACTATAGTCCTAATTTTTCTAAATACTTTTTTCTGAGTTTTAGTCCCTTTGTCTTTCCAATACCCATAGTAGTATGGTCCATGATCATGATCACAATTTGATTTATCATATTTTACATATTCATGTTTGATAAAGGCCTTTTGAGGTAGAGACAAAATATTCTGAATAAAATCATC
Coding sequences:
- a CDS encoding class I SAM-dependent methyltransferase, with protein sequence MSAKLLILFRNNKSEQSLEHHNTGSWDAHTYDQVSRLVQYKWGRQLISCRKWRKNEIVMDAGCGSGLLTKELVKKVPKGKVYAIDIDSNMIKQAKINLQSFENVEIIQSGFTEIALPEKVDVIFSNSALHWVKDHKKVFQSFLEKLKPMSTKNNDKDCGSQLLIQCGGYNNLQQIIQLVEQIANSDQFKKYFTDWKQPWYFPTIDDTNKLLREIGYKNIKTYTHSDCVSLPDRQMYSKFVKTVVLKSYLDHLSQKNDEHIDELKDLFLYLFLDQVEKYNNEPDKRWFLDFIRLNIIAYRPA